The genomic segment GCGCGGCGGCTTCCACTGGCCCGTTCGCTTCGTTGATGTGCACGAACTCGAGTTCCGGATTGTTCCACGCGGCGCGCAGCGCCAGCCTGCCGATGCGACCGAAACCATTGATGCCGACCTTGACCGTCATTGCTCGTTCCTCCGAAGGGTGGATGATGCTCCGCTGAAGCCCAGCGAACTGCAGAAGCGAGCGCCACGCACGGCGCTCGCTCGATTTACGTTTCTATATTGCTAGAATTTTGAAAACATGTAAACCCCGAGCTGCGTTCGCTCCGGCACCCCGGCGCAACTGCTCCTGGCACCGCATAGCCTTTGCGTGGCGACGAGTATTTCGGTATCGTTGGAACGATGAACCGTACCGATGCCGTCACCACGCTGGCTGCGCTGGCCCAGGAAAGCCGCCTCGCCATCTTCCGCCTGCTGGTGCAACATGCGCCGACCGGCCTGACCGTCGGCGTGATTGCCGAGCAACTCGAGCTACCCGCGCCAACGCTGTCCTTTCACCTGAAGACGCTGCTCCATGCCGGCCTCGTAAACACCGTCCAGGAAGGCCGTTTCGTCCGCGTCCATGCCTGCATCGAGCGGATCGACGGGCTCGTCGGCTTCCTGACCGAGAACTGTTGCAACGGTCGACCGGAAGTCTGCCGACCACCCTTGCGGCCCGCGGTGGATCCAGCCGGCTGACCGTCTGCCTGGAGGGGCAGGTAAGCGGGAAGCAGGGAAGTTCAGTTCCATGTTTCCAGAAATTTACTGTTGTGTTAGTGTTCGTCCTTCGATGACTTGCCGACCACCGGAGGCCAGGACCGACATGAGCCACACCTCGCGAGCCTGCGGCGACGGCGACCGGGACGCCGAGCCGCGCCGGATGAACAGCGTCTTCGAACGCTACCTGAGCCTCTGGGTGCTGCTCTGCATCGTCGGCGGCATCGCCCTCGGCAAGCTCGCGCCCGGCGTCGCCCAGGAACTCGATCGCATGTCGCTCGATGTCGCGGGCGCGCCGGTGGTTTCCATCCCGATCGCGGTCTGCCTGTTCTTCATGATGTACCCGATCATGGTCAAGATCGACTTCGCCTCGGTCATCCAGGCCGGACGCAGCGGCCGGCCAGTGCTGCTGACGCTGTTCGTGAACTGGGCGGTGAAGCCATTCACCATGTACGCCATCGCCTTCCTCTTCCTCGGCGTGCTGCTGCGGTCGCTGATCGGCGACAGTGCCGTCGACCTGGTCAAGATGCCCTTCGGGCTCGACCTGCCCGTCGGCGTCGCGCACGGCGCCGGCGTCGTCGTCCTGCACGACGGCGTCCGCATGCTCGAGGTCCCGCTCTGGCGCAGCTATCTCGCCGGCTGCATCCTGCTCGGCATCGCCCCATGCACGGCGATGGTCCTCGTCTGGGGTTACCTGGCGCGCGGCAACGACGGGCTGACGCTGGTCATGGTGGCGATCAATTCGCTGACCATGCTGCTGCTCTACGGTGTTCTCGGCGGCTTTCTGCTCGGCATCGGTCGCCTGCCGGTGCCATGGCAGGCGCTGCTGCTGTCGATCGGCATCTACGTTGCGCTGCCACTGGCCGCAGGCTATCTGTCGCGGCGCTGGATCATCGCCAGCAAGGGCGAGGCCTGGTTCAAGGAACGCTTCCTGCACGTGCTCACCCCGATCACCATCGTCGCCCTGCTGATCACGCTGGTACTGCTGTTCTCGTTCAAGGGCGAGGTGATCCTCGCCAACCCGCTGACCATCGTCTGGATCGCCATCCCGCTGTTCCTGCAGACGGTGCTGATCTTTGCCCTCGGCTACGCCCTGGCGCTCTGGCTGCGTCTGCCCTACCGGGATGCCGCGCCGGCGGCGATGATCGGCGCCTCGAACCACTTCGAAGTCGCGATCGCCACCGCCGTGATGCTCTTCGGACTCTCCTCGGGCGCGGCGCTGGCGACCGTCGTCGGGGTACTGATCGAGGTGCCGGTCATGCTCGCCCTGGTCGAGATCTGCCGGCGCACGGCGCACTGGTTTCCGGCGCCGCCGGCCGGCATCGCGCCTGCGCCAGGCGGGCAATGACGCGCCGTCGCTTGCCGCCGTCGACGCCTCGTGCCCTGCTTGCCGACCCGACGCGGCAAGCAAGGCAGCCCGATGCGGACGGGTTCTAGCCCAGGCAGAAGACGTCGAGCTTGTTGCCGTCAAGATCGCGGAAATAGCCGGCGTAGAAGCCGTCACCGCGCGGACCGACCGCACCTTCATCCGTCCCGCCAAGAGCGAGCGCCCGCGCATGGACCCGTCCGACCTGCTCGCGCGACGTTGCGGCCAGCGCCACCATGACGCCGTTGCCGACACTCGCCGGGCGTCCATCGAAGGGCGTCATGATGCACAGACTGGGTTTGTCCTCGGCCACTCCCCAGGCAATGCCGCGCGGAAACTCCCAAAGGCGCCGGGCACCGACCTCCTTCAGCAACTCGTCATAGAAGGCCGCTGCCCTTGCCAGATCGTTGGTACCCAGTGTCACATAGCCAATCATCGCGCTTCTCCTTCAGAGTCCAAGAGGCAACAGTCTATACTAACAGCAGCCGTATCCCTGGATCGCGCCGAGCGCATCGAGGAAGTCTCCTGAAACCGCCACATGAAGACCCCTGGCGCAACAACCAGTGCCCGCTCCGCGCTCGTCTGCCTGCTGGCATTCGCCGCCTTCTCCTCGCTGGCCGCCGCCGCGTCGCCGACGTGGATCGAGATCGACGCTGCCGGCGAGCGACGGGTTCACCTCTACTTCTTCTGGACGAGTACCTGCCCGCACTGCCAGGCCGCACGCCCCTTCGTCGAAGCACTGCCCGCGCGCCATCGCTGGTTGCTGCTGCACAGCCGCAATCTCTCGACCGATCGCGAGGCAGCGGCGGCCTACGTCGCGCTCGCCGAGTCGCTGGGAGAGGAAGCGAGCAGCGTGCCCGCGTTCATCTTCTGCGGCCGGATGGAAGTCGGTTTCGACCGGCCCGAAACGAGCGGGCGAGCACTCGAGGAGGCCCTGCAGTCGTGCCGGGAGAGCGACGGCGAGCCACCTGCGGCAGCCAGCCCGGCGGACACCCGGGCAACCGGGATCAGTCTCCCGCTGCTCGGCAGAATTGCGCCGGAGCAGTTCTCACTACCGGTGTTCACCATCCTCATCGCTGGCCTCGATGCCTTCAATCCCTGTGCTTTCTTCGTCCTCCTGTTCCTGCTCTCGCTGCTGATCCACGCCGGCAGTCGTGCCCGCATGCTGTTCATCGGCAGCGTCTTCCTCTTCTTCTCCGGCCTCATCTACTTCCTGTTCATGGCTGCCTGGCTCAACATCTTCCACTGGCTGGGCGAAGTCGCTCTGGTGACGACGGCCGCCGGAGTGCTCGCCATCGTCATTGCGCTGTTCAACATCAAGGATTACTTCTGGTTCAGGAGAGGACCGTCGCTGAGCATCCCCGAAGCCGCCAAGCCCGGACTGTACGGGCGGATGCGCGGGCTGCTGCGTGCCGAAAGCCTGCCCGTACTGACGCTCGGAACGATTGCCCTGGCGATCGTCGCCAACTCTTACGAACTCCTGTGCACCGCCGGCTTTCCGATGGTCTACACGCGCCTGCTGACGCTGTCGGAGCTGCCACCGTGGCAACACTACGCTTTTCTCGTCTTCTACAACCTCGTCTACGTCAGCCCACTGCTGCTCATCACCCTGATCTTCACCTGCACCCTCGGCTCGCGCAAGCTCTCGGCCGCCGAGGGCCGCCTGCTCAAGCTGCTGTCCGGGGTCATGATGCTCGGCCTCGGCGGACTGCTGGTCGTGGCACCGGCAGCGCTCAACGACCTTCGCGTCGCGCTGGCACTGCTCACCGGCGCGATCGGCGTTTCCTGGCTGGCCCATCGACTGCGGCCGCCGACACTTGCTCCGGCCGACCCGGTCGACCGACAATGACGGCAGATGCCTGCCACCGAACCATGAACAGACTCCTTCCCGTCTTGCTGCTGGCCCTCGCCGCCCCGGCAGCAGCTGGCGGGCCCTGGCGGGCGAGCGAGACGAATACCCGTGGCTGGCAACTGATGACGCCGGAAGAGCGCATTGAGCATCAGGCGAGGATTCGCGGCTTCAGGAGCTACGACGAGTGCCGCAGCTACCAGCTCGCGCATCATCGGCTGATGGAGGAACGGGCCCGACAGCGGGGGATCGAGCTGCCACGTGGCCGGCGCGACGTCTGTGAGCACCTGCGGCAGGCCGCCGAGCCCGCTGCGCGTGCCGACTGATCGCTGCCGCCAGACATGCTGAGCCCCGCCCGGAACCGGTTGACGATCCCGCTGCTCCTCTTGGCGTCGACGG from the Accumulibacter sp. genome contains:
- the arsB gene encoding ACR3 family arsenite efflux transporter, whose product is MSHTSRACGDGDRDAEPRRMNSVFERYLSLWVLLCIVGGIALGKLAPGVAQELDRMSLDVAGAPVVSIPIAVCLFFMMYPIMVKIDFASVIQAGRSGRPVLLTLFVNWAVKPFTMYAIAFLFLGVLLRSLIGDSAVDLVKMPFGLDLPVGVAHGAGVVVLHDGVRMLEVPLWRSYLAGCILLGIAPCTAMVLVWGYLARGNDGLTLVMVAINSLTMLLLYGVLGGFLLGIGRLPVPWQALLLSIGIYVALPLAAGYLSRRWIIASKGEAWFKERFLHVLTPITIVALLITLVLLFSFKGEVILANPLTIVWIAIPLFLQTVLIFALGYALALWLRLPYRDAAPAAMIGASNHFEVAIATAVMLFGLSSGAALATVVGVLIEVPVMLALVEICRRTAHWFPAPPAGIAPAPGGQ
- a CDS encoding ArsR/SmtB family transcription factor; the protein is MNRTDAVTTLAALAQESRLAIFRLLVQHAPTGLTVGVIAEQLELPAPTLSFHLKTLLHAGLVNTVQEGRFVRVHACIERIDGLVGFLTENCCNGRPEVCRPPLRPAVDPAG
- a CDS encoding VOC family protein, encoding MIGYVTLGTNDLARAAAFYDELLKEVGARRLWEFPRGIAWGVAEDKPSLCIMTPFDGRPASVGNGVMVALAATSREQVGRVHARALALGGTDEGAVGPRGDGFYAGYFRDLDGNKLDVFCLG